In Fragaria vesca subsp. vesca linkage group LG5, FraVesHawaii_1.0, whole genome shotgun sequence, the genomic stretch TACTTTCTTCGGGGGACTTCTTTATCATCTTTCTTATGTCTGTCCATAGTCTGACAATCGTATATATCTGCCTGCTATTTCGTTTATACAATGGTTCAGTCGACTTGATAATGACCTTGTGCATGCTGAATTACATTTTACTCTTCATTTTGTGATCATTCCAGTAACGGTTTGGAATTGAACTTTTCAGGGGCCTTTTTGACTGCTGGTGTGCTCACAGCTGGCTTAATCAGTTTCAGGCAAGGCAATTCTCAGTTAGGCCAGAAGCTAATGAGAGCTCGTGTGGTTGTCCAAGGTGCCACAGTAGCACTTATGGTTGGCACTGCATACTATTACGGGGAGAATCCATGGAAGAAAAGTTAAACTAGTGATTTCTATTGTTTCATTCCTTTGATGCTGTTACAAGTTGCCAAATACAATTTTGTTTCATTCTTGTTGAAGCGAAATTTGGTAGCAAAATGAATTATATTTGTATTCTCCTGAGAAGTGGAACGTTATAGCGAGTGCCAAATATATAAATAACAGCTTTCATATTAGGAAAAGAGGAGTTCGGAGAATCTGAGTTCCGACTTTGGGGTTTGGAGCTCAGGAGCAGTGTCTGGGATCTAAGGTTCAAGGCAACTGAAGACTCCAAGTTCTTTGGTTTGGGGTTTGTGAACAACCTCAAACAATGTGATGTGCATTTGTACAGAGTCAATCAGTTGTCCCAAACTGTGCATTATCATTCAACTTGAGGCGAAACGAGGACGATCCACATCTCAAAATGAACCATTTGACATGAGAAGTTGATCATCATCATATCTAATATAAGCAAATCAGACTGATAAGATTTGAGATGGAATAGGGTTTTGAAGAAAATAGGCCATACCATAGTCAACACAAACACTCGTATATCATCCACACAATCCACAATGAGGTCGAATACGAATAGATGTTTATGGTATTTCTTTTTTGATTAAGAATATCGTAACTACCAATTATGATCTACAAAACATTGGCAATTGCGTAAATTAAGATTAACTTGGTTAATTGTAAATGATTTAGATACCACTTACTAAAATTAGAGCGCCTCTCAAACTTGCTTTCCACGTAATAAGACATTCACCCCAACTCTAACTCTCTTTCTAACCCGCAGTTCATCTTTCTTCTCTCCAAATAAATTTCCCATCTTTTTTTTTCTGTTTGGTTCTGCAATTCTCCAATCAACCAAGACAAGACTCAAATACGCAGTTTGTAAGTTTCTCTTTTTCTTCTTTCTTAGCCGTTTGTTTTCGTTTGAGAAAGGAGGAATTCCTGTTCCAGCAAGGAATCAAATCCGTATCAGATTGTTCTAATCCTTGTTTGTTCTAATCCATTTGGGAATGTTCTAATCCATTTGTGATACTAATCCTTGTTTGTTCTAATCCTTGCAAGACTCATATACTTGCTTGTTCTAATCCTTGTTTGTTCTAATCCATATGTGATACTGTATCCTAATCACTGTTATACTTTCCCTCATTCTATCTCCTATATATTACTTCCATCTCTATTAGCTTTTGATATCGGAAAAATTAAGTTAGGGCAAGAACATCGAGACAATAAAGAAAGATGCCAGAGACTGAAATTCTCGGGAAGAAGAGGCATGCCACTTTGCTCAAGAAAGCACAAGAATTATCTATTCTATGTGATGCAGAGGTCGCAGTCATCGCTTTCACAAGCGACGGAAAGCTTCATGAGTACTCTAGCAAGAGAGTGGAACACACTCTCTCAAGATACAAGAACTATACGGGACGACGAACCAAGATGGAACCTGATCATCAGCTAGAGGAGCGCCGCCGCGGAACTGTTTCAAACGAGGAACACCCAAAATCAAGTGACGAAGTTCTTCATGCACTCAAGGGACAACATGCAGCGCTGAAATTAGACAAACTACGAAGAACGGGAAAGGCTTTGGATGGCTTGAGTAGGGAAGAGCTGTATGCACTAGAGCAAGAACAAAAAGGGGCGTTAGTATCTGTCCTGAAAAAGAAAGAGGAACTACTTGTGCGCTTGTTGGAAAAGAAAGAGGAACTACTTGTGCGGTCTAAGGAGCGTGAACATCAAGCCATTCAAGAGAAGGAGATTTTGATGAGAAGGGGTTTTGAGGAGAGGACGAAGGAGATACCCTGTCTTCAACTGTTCCCAGAGAACAGTACGGGTTTGTGCACAAGCTCGAAAGCTGTTGCGCTTTCGAGTTCTCCAGCGCAGGATATGGACATTGATATTTTGCGCCTTAGGCTTTAGGTCATAACTTTCAACAGGAACTCAAGTTCTGGTGATTAAGATATGATTAGAGTTTACTTGATGATTGTTTAGTGTTTAATTAAATTTAAAGTATTTACAAAACTTCATTTACTTAGTGGATTTAAGAAACAGATTGAACTCGTGATGCTTAAAGCAAGTTACAGATATCATGTCTCTCATGAAGCCAAGGAAGACATTGACCTTACTATCAATGATATTCGTCTCATCTAACTCAGCGCTCTAACGTGAGCATCGTCTGCAGCCAATTCATATTGAAAGGAAAACACAAAATTATGTACATCATCACAATGACGTTTAATTTTGGGCTTAAAAAAAAGTCAGGCACACGATGGTGGGAGATGCATATATAGCATCACCATCACTATTGTTTAATATATAAGCAATCACATCTCAAAATGGACCATTTGACATGAAAAGTTTAAATTTTTATTTATTTTCGACCGTGTTTGAGTAATTTAAAAAAAATTTAAGTTAAGTTTAGAATTTAAAATCTATCGATGCTTTTAACATTATAAACAATCAACAGACTCGATATGAGCTAAAATTCCAAAAAATTAGATCATATTCAACACAATGTATATCATCCACAATCAATGGCGTAGCTAGCTAGGGGGCAAGGGGTTCAATTGAACCCTCTCAAATTTTTAAAAAGAGTAATTAGGGTTCATTTGTATTAGATATCAGTGAAAATAAAACATAAATTGACCATTTTTCTCTAATAAATTTTTAATTAGTCTTAAATATTCTTCAACAACAATGGAATGAAATAAAAATTTATACTATTCAAATACTTAATCCAATTAATACAAATCATGTTAAGGGTTTTTTACCTTACTAAATGGAAACAACATATTAATTAATGTTTACCATACATCAACATGCATTATCTCTCAAACAAAAGAAAAAGTATCTTTCTTTTTTTTTCTAATATTTATCGTGCATGAAATTCTAATCCAAGTTATTAGAGATGATAGAACAAAAATATTGTTGAAATTAAGTTTGCGTCATTCTTTTAACTAAAATTATATTGTTACTAAAGAGTGACTGAAAATAAATTAATTTTTTAATTAATCAAATTTAACCCTTCTAAATAAAATATCTGACTATGTCCACAATGGTAGATGGGAGGTCAGAATACGAATGCAAGACGTTATAGGAATTCTTTCTTGGATAAGAACATCATAATTACAATAAGCTTATGATCGAGTAAATTAAGATTAATACTTGGTAATTGTAAATGATTTAGATACCACATACTTAAATTAGAGCTCTCAAACTTGCTTTCCACGTAATAAGACTACCATCTCTACACGTGCACCTGTTTTTGTCGACATTCACCCCCAACTCTCTCTCTCTCTCTAACCTGCTGTTTCATCTTTCTCCAAATAAATTTCCCATCTTTTTTTCTCTGTTTGGTTCTTGCGATTCTCCAATCAACCAAGACAAAGGTCAAATACCCAGTTGTAAGTTTCTCTCTCTTTGTTCTTTCTTACCAATCTAAAACCACCCCAACTTTAATCTCTGTTTGGTTTTCTCTTTTCTGGGTATGTCATAGATCTTAATATGTTTGATTAACAACTTATCTGCATAATGTTAATACTTCACTGAACTTGTGAGATGCAATGAACAACTTGTGGTTTCGGTTTCGTTGGCAAGTTTTTGTTTTTTGGTTTTGTTTTCTGGGGTCAAATGTTTCAATGCGTCAAGCTGGGATGTTAGATAATTGGGTGAGAAAGAAAGAAGAAATTTGGAGCTTTGAGCGCATTGGATAAAGAAGTCATCGCTGCTCAATGTTATATTGCTTAGCAGTTTGCTTTCGTTTAGTGGCATTGTGGTTTTTCGTTTGAGAATGTTCTGAAACTTAAGGTTGTTATAAGTGCGATCTAGCAATCCTAGTATGCTTGCACAAGACAAAGTTTCAGAGGCATTGGGATTGTGGTTTACAGTGAAGGAAAGAAGTGTGTTACGGCTTGGATTTTTATCTGTAGTCCAACCATAGGAGTTTACTTGTCCTTTGATGATTGGATGTGATTGTAATTCAATGTTAAGCGACCATGTATCAGTCTTAGTTTGCTTTTAATGGGGAGGCATTTGATTTGCCTATTGCCAATCCAAATGCATCTTATGCTTGGGAGATTTGATGATATGGCATTGAGTGGAGCCTTTCAACTTTTCTTGAAAAAGCATGAATTCTGTAATTTCAAGGCTTTACCTGAAGTAAAAGATGGTTTGGTGTCATTAAATTGCAATAAGGGTATGCTGATATTGATGTCCCTGTTGGTTGCTGCTATTGAGTTACTTACGGGAAGTATATACTTAAGGGAAGTATATAGGTTTGTCTAATTTCTGTTGAGGTGTTTTCTTCTTCCATCATCCAGAGTATAAAAGGTCCTGACAAATGAAGTTTTATATATTTAGGCTAATGAGTGTTAAGAGGACCTATTTTATGATATGTGTATGCGTATACAATTCCTTATTTAAGCAGTGTTTTGAAGTTGTTCTGGTGAATCTTATTGTATTTTGTGTTTGGATCTACAGATCTTCGTATAGAATTCATCCTTGTTCTGAATATTAAATAGAGTCTGAGGCTTATTCTATCTACTGCTTTGACACTATCTTTCATTCATCTTGACAACTTCTGAAAGGTTAGTGCAGTTAGACTATTTCATTTCAACCATTACAATACTTGACAATTCAATTAATTTTAGTAGGTTTAGTATTCATTCCCTTGAAAAGTTGACTTCTTTTATTACAGGTTGAGGATTTGATATTGTTAAATTCAAAATGTCTTCTCCAAGCAAGAGGAGAGAGATGGATGTCATGAAATTGTAAGTTATAGACACCACAGTATCTTCAACATCACAATAGTCAATGGTCGTACATTCTTTTAAGAGAGGATTTCTCTCTTTTGTTTACATAGTGGGCATCTGTAGTCATGTTGGTTCTATCCTTCTGTTACCTTCTTCTTGTGCATAACATTCTTTTTGTTGTTCTAGTGCCACTGCATTTACCATAGTAAATATATGGTTAGTCATTTTCTTCTAAGTCTCTCTTAAGTTTTTTCACTGTTTTTCAGGATGATGAGTGACTATAATGTGGAGACAATAAATGATGGGCTCAATGAGTTCAATGTGGAATTCCATGGTCCAAAAGAAAGTACTGTCTTTACACACTTATTATCCTTTTTCTTATGTACAGTTCTCTATATAAATTCTAGATTTCACTGGCGTGTTTTGTGTCGCGTTATAACAGAACATTGTATAAGTCGCTTTGCTTGCAACATTACTCAAGTCTTTGAAAATTTTCATCTTTGGTTGTCCCTCAGTAGACATAATTAGAGTTCCCTAAAATTGGAAAGGGTTATAAGAACAAAGATGTCTTTTAATTCCGGATTTCTACTATCAGCAGAGACTAAATACGCTCTATACATACGTTTAATATTTCTAGTGTTAATAATATACATGACTGTTGTGTGTTTTCAGGCATTTATGAAGGAGGAGTATGGAAAATTCGTGTGGAGCTTCCAGATGCATATCCATACAAGTCTCCTTCTATAGGATTCATGAACAAGATTTTTCATCCGAACGTTGATGAGCTGTAAGCATTCTGCAGATCTCTAATTATCTCCAATAGCAATATCTTCTCTCAAAAGTTTAGAATGCAGAATTAGTACTGATTGAAGTTTTTAGAATAATTTTGTGTTACTGCCAACATACCATCTTTCTTATGTATTTCGTAAGCAGCTACAATTTGATAATGGTTTATTGATGCTGTAATCTTCTATGAACTGACTGTTTTGATCTGTTTTCCTGGGTGATTGCAGATCTGGTTCTGTCTGCTTAGATGTAATTAACCAAT encodes the following:
- the LOC101296289 gene encoding RING-H2 finger protein ATL48-like; amino-acid sequence: MEKMGEVEPSLEVFFEEKKRKKNPLVPVGAFLTAGVLTAGLISFRQGNSQLGQKLMRARVVVQGATVALMVGTAYYYGENPWKKS
- the LOC101291437 gene encoding agamous-like MADS-box protein AGL15-like, giving the protein MPETEILGKKRHATLLKKAQELSILCDAEVAVIAFTSDGKLHEYSSKRVEHTLSRYKNYTGRRTKMEPDHQLEERRRGTVSNEEHPKSSDEVLHALKGQHAALKLDKLRRTGKALDGLSREELYALEQEQKGALVSVLKKKEELLVRLLEKKEELLVRSKEREHQAIQEKEILMRRGFEERTKEIPCLQLFPENSTGLCTSSKAVALSSSPAQDMDIDILRLRL